A section of the Macaca thibetana thibetana isolate TM-01 chromosome 10, ASM2454274v1, whole genome shotgun sequence genome encodes:
- the ADSL gene encoding adenylosuccinate lyase isoform X2, which produces MAAVGDHGSPDSYRSPLASRYASPEMCFVFSDRYKFRTWRQLWLWLAEAEQTLGLPITDEQIQEMKSNLDNIDFKMAAEEEKRLRHDVMAHVHTFGHCCPKAAGIIHLGATSCYVGDNTSLILSSGVITAHCSLRLPGSDNSVSVSQLARVISRLADFAKERASLPTLGFTHFQPAQLTTVGKRCCLWIQDLCMDLQNLKRVRDDLRFRGVKGTTGTQASFLQLFEGDDHKVEQLDKMVTDKAGFKRAFIITGQTYTRKVDIEVLSVLASLGASVHKICTDIRLLANLKEMEEPFEKQQIGSSAMPYKRNPMRSERCCSLARHLMTLVMDPLQTASVQWFERTLDDSANRRICLAEAFLTADTILNTLQNISEGLVVYPKVIERRIRQELPFMATENIIMAMVKAGGSRQDCHEKIRVLSQQAASVVKQEGGDNDLIERIQADAYFSPIHSQLDRLLDPSSFTGRASQQVQRFLEEEVYPLLKPYESVMKVKAELCL; this is translated from the exons ATGGCTGCTGTAGGCGATCATGGTTCGCCCGACAGCTACCGCTCACCTCTTGCCTCCCGCTATGCGAGCCCGGAGATGTGCTTCGTGTTTAGCGACAGGTATAAATTCCGGACATGGCGgcagctgtggctgtggctggcGGAGGCTGAGCAG ACATTGGGTTTGCCTATCACAGATGAACAAATCCAGGAGATGAAATCAAACCTGGACAACATCGACTTCAAGATGGCAGCTGAGGAAGAGAAACGATTACGACATGATGTGATGGCTCACGTGCACACGTTTGGCCACTGCTGTCCAAAAGCTGCAGGCATTATTCACCTTGGTGCCACTTCTTGCTATGTTGGAGACAATACT agtctcattctgtcaagtggcgtgatcacggctcattgcagcctccgcctcccaggctcagacaaTTCTGTctccgtctcccaa CTTGCCAGAGTGATCTCTCGGCTTGCCGACTTTGCTAAGGAACGAGCCAGTCTACCCACGTTAGGTTTCACACATTTCCA GCCTGCACAGCTGACCACAGTGGGGAAACGTTGCTGTCTTTGGATTCAGGATCTTTGCATGGATCTCCAGAACTTGAAGCGTGTCCGGGATGACCTGCGTTTCCGGGGAGTAAAGGGCACCACTGGCACTCAGGCCAGTTTCCTGCAGCTCTTTGAGGGAGATGACCATAAG GTAGAGCAGCTTGACAAGATGGTGACAGATAAGGCGGGATTTAAGAG AGCTTTCATCATCACAGGGCAGACATATACACGAAAAGTGGATATTGAAGTACTGTCTGTGCTGGCTAGCTTGGGGGCGTCAGTACACAAG ATTTGCACCGACATACGCCTCCTGGCAAACCTCAAGGAGATGGAGGAACCCTTTGAAAAACAGCAGATTG GCTCGAGTGCGATGCCATACAAGCGGAATCCCATGCGTTCAGAACGTTGCTGCAGTCTTGCCCGCCACCTGATGACCCTTGTCATGGACCCGCTACAGACAGCATCTGTCCAGTGGTTTGAACGGACACTGGATGATAGTGCCAACCG ACGGATCTGTTTGGCCGAGGCATTTCTTACTGCAGATACTATACTGAATACGCTGCAGAACATTTCTGAAGGATTGGTAGTGTACCCCAAA GTAATTGAACGGCGCATTCGGCAAGAGCTGCCTTTCATGGCCACAGAGAACATCATCATGGCCATGGTCAAAGCTGGAGGTAGCCGCCAG GATTGCCATGAGAAAATCAGAGTGCTTTCTCAGCAGGCAGCTTCTGTGGTCAAGCAGGAAGGGGGTGACAATGACCTCATAGAGCGTATCCAGGCTGATGCCTACTTCAGTCCCATTCACTCCCAGTTGGATCGTTTACTGGATCCTTCTTCTTTCACTGGTCGTGCCTCCCAGCAG GTGCAGAGATTCTTAGAAGAGGAGGTGTATCCCCTGTTAAAACCATATGAAAGTGTGATGAAGGTGAAAGCAGAATTATGTCTCTAG
- the ADSL gene encoding adenylosuccinate lyase isoform X1 codes for MAAVGDHGSPDSYRSPLASRYASPEMCFVFSDRYKFRTWRQLWLWLAEAEQTLGLPITDEQIQEMKSNLDNIDFKMAAEEEKRLRHDVMAHVHTFGHCCPKAAGIIHLGATSCYVGDNTDLIILRNALDLLLPKLARVISRLADFAKERASLPTLGFTHFQPAQLTTVGKRCCLWIQDLCMDLQNLKRVRDDLRFRGVKGTTGTQASFLQLFEGDDHKVEQLDKMVTDKAGFKRAFIITGQTYTRKVDIEVLSVLASLGASVHKICTDIRLLANLKEMEEPFEKQQIGSSAMPYKRNPMRSERCCSLARHLMTLVMDPLQTASVQWFERTLDDSANRRICLAEAFLTADTILNTLQNISEGLVVYPKVIERRIRQELPFMATENIIMAMVKAGGSRQDCHEKIRVLSQQAASVVKQEGGDNDLIERIQADAYFSPIHSQLDRLLDPSSFTGRASQQVQRFLEEEVYPLLKPYESVMKVKAELCL; via the exons ATGGCTGCTGTAGGCGATCATGGTTCGCCCGACAGCTACCGCTCACCTCTTGCCTCCCGCTATGCGAGCCCGGAGATGTGCTTCGTGTTTAGCGACAGGTATAAATTCCGGACATGGCGgcagctgtggctgtggctggcGGAGGCTGAGCAG ACATTGGGTTTGCCTATCACAGATGAACAAATCCAGGAGATGAAATCAAACCTGGACAACATCGACTTCAAGATGGCAGCTGAGGAAGAGAAACGATTACGACATGATGTGATGGCTCACGTGCACACGTTTGGCCACTGCTGTCCAAAAGCTGCAGGCATTATTCACCTTGGTGCCACTTCTTGCTATGTTGGAGACAATACT GACTTGATTATTCTTAGAAATGCACTTGACCTGCTTTTGCCAAAG CTTGCCAGAGTGATCTCTCGGCTTGCCGACTTTGCTAAGGAACGAGCCAGTCTACCCACGTTAGGTTTCACACATTTCCA GCCTGCACAGCTGACCACAGTGGGGAAACGTTGCTGTCTTTGGATTCAGGATCTTTGCATGGATCTCCAGAACTTGAAGCGTGTCCGGGATGACCTGCGTTTCCGGGGAGTAAAGGGCACCACTGGCACTCAGGCCAGTTTCCTGCAGCTCTTTGAGGGAGATGACCATAAG GTAGAGCAGCTTGACAAGATGGTGACAGATAAGGCGGGATTTAAGAG AGCTTTCATCATCACAGGGCAGACATATACACGAAAAGTGGATATTGAAGTACTGTCTGTGCTGGCTAGCTTGGGGGCGTCAGTACACAAG ATTTGCACCGACATACGCCTCCTGGCAAACCTCAAGGAGATGGAGGAACCCTTTGAAAAACAGCAGATTG GCTCGAGTGCGATGCCATACAAGCGGAATCCCATGCGTTCAGAACGTTGCTGCAGTCTTGCCCGCCACCTGATGACCCTTGTCATGGACCCGCTACAGACAGCATCTGTCCAGTGGTTTGAACGGACACTGGATGATAGTGCCAACCG ACGGATCTGTTTGGCCGAGGCATTTCTTACTGCAGATACTATACTGAATACGCTGCAGAACATTTCTGAAGGATTGGTAGTGTACCCCAAA GTAATTGAACGGCGCATTCGGCAAGAGCTGCCTTTCATGGCCACAGAGAACATCATCATGGCCATGGTCAAAGCTGGAGGTAGCCGCCAG GATTGCCATGAGAAAATCAGAGTGCTTTCTCAGCAGGCAGCTTCTGTGGTCAAGCAGGAAGGGGGTGACAATGACCTCATAGAGCGTATCCAGGCTGATGCCTACTTCAGTCCCATTCACTCCCAGTTGGATCGTTTACTGGATCCTTCTTCTTTCACTGGTCGTGCCTCCCAGCAG GTGCAGAGATTCTTAGAAGAGGAGGTGTATCCCCTGTTAAAACCATATGAAAGTGTGATGAAGGTGAAAGCAGAATTATGTCTCTAG